In Bos indicus isolate NIAB-ARS_2022 breed Sahiwal x Tharparkar chromosome 10, NIAB-ARS_B.indTharparkar_mat_pri_1.0, whole genome shotgun sequence, the DNA window ACAGCATACACTTAAGGAGCTGAATGCTTAACATACAGAGTCACTGGTATATTAAAGGTCTATTTCAAGATGCTTCTCTTGTatgcttcatttgtttttttagcaAGCAAAGCCCTATAAAGGATGGCTTCATCTATTCCTCATAGTCAGATTCATCTTCATCTTGACTAATCTAGAAGTAACAAAGTTCATAAGTCTGCTTCTCAGATGCAACCACATGAAGCCATTGTTCTTTTGAAGGTATTTCTTGGTAAAGTATTATAAATACCTTTTAGAGAACTGTTTCTGAGAAAcaactgtgattttattcttgaAGGATTCAAAGTGAGTAACATTCCcaagatctctaatctttccattCACTTTAACCTTCTCCTATAGAAACCGTTCAAAATTTCCAGAGTCAAAAGTTCTATCTTTTGACTCTGTGAGTAAGGTTCAAATCAAATCTCCAGGTTGACTTTCTTGGGCTTCTTGTCTTTCTTCAGTACCATCTTGGAGACTGGCCTCTTGATCTCCCCTTGGCTTTTTtcccttaatatttattttatcttatttggcTGGATCAgggtttagttgcagcatgaagggtcttcagtcttcattgtggcatgtggactcttagttttggcatgtgggacctagttccctgtccagggaatcgaactcaggcccctgcattgggagcttggagtcctagtcactggaccaccacggaagtcccttgCCTATTTTCTTGATGGTGCTTTCTGAtgaatagaaatttttaattttgatgaaatccaattaaCCAATCCTTTATGGTTTATACTTTCTGGATCCTCCCTAAGAATTCCCTGCCTACCCAGGGGTCACAAAAATATTCCCCTAGCACTTCTAGTAGCTTTATTATTTTAGCTCTTATGTTTCAGCCTATAATCGGACTCAAATTGGgttttgtgtatagtgtgaggTAGGGATTGAGGTCCTTTACTTCTCATATGGATATCCAAAttttctagcaccatttattaaggatattttcctttccccattgaatttgctttgttattttaataaaaaatcatttgtttgTATATATGTGGATCTATATCTGGACTCTCTTATTTGATTCCATTAGTTTATTTGACCATCcattctccagtagcatattattTTGGCCGCAGTTTgggtttgtcttttttccttttttttgtctgAAACATGTCATTACtttgatttcatattttttaaagttttactggagtatagttgatttacaatgttgtgttagttttgggtgtagagcaaagtgaatcagttatacatatatccattcattttaagattcttttcccatatacgCCATTACAAagttttgagtagagttccctgtgttatacagtaggatctcattaattatctattttatatataacagtgtatatatgtcaagccCAGCCTCCCAACTTACCCTCCctgctttcataatttaaaaggtATTTCTGTTGGAGATAGAATTACATTtgcagggtgttttttttttctttcagcaccttAAGAAAGGTCATTCAATTTCTGCAGTTTCCAAAATCTTGATGCAAAATGATCAAATCTTACTGTTGCTCCTTTGaaagtacatcagttcagttcagttcagtcgctcagtcatgtccaactctttgagaccccatgaatcgcagcatgccaggcctcgctgtccatcaccaactcccggagtttactcaaacttgtgtccatcgagtccgtgatgccatccagccatctcatcctctgtcgtccccttctcctcctgcccccaatccctcccagcatcagagtcttttccaatgagtcaactcttcgcatgaggtggacaaagtattggagtttcagctttagcatcagtccttccagtgaacacccaggactgatctcctttaaaatggactggttggatctccttgcagtccaagggactctcaagagtcttctccaacaccacagttcaaaagcatcaattcttcagcgctcagctttcttcacagtccaactctcatatccatacataaccactggaaaaaccatagctttgactagacagacctttgttggcaaagtaatgtctctgtttttgaatatgctatctaggttggtcataacttttcttccaaggagtaagtgtcttttaatttcatggatgcaatcaccatctgcagtgattttggagccccccaaaataagtctgacactgtttccactatttccccatctatttgccatgaagtgatgggaccagatgccatgatcttcgttttctgaatgttgagctttaagccaactttttcactctccactttcactttcatcaagaggctttttagttcctcttcactttctgccataaggatggtgtcatctgcatatctgaggttattgatatttctcccagcaatcttgattccagcttgtgcttcttccagcccagcatttctcatgatgtactctgcatataagttaaataagcagggtgacaatatacagccttgacgtactccttttcctatttggaaccagtctgttgttccatgtccagttctaactgttgcttcctgacctgcatacaaatttctcaagaggcaggtcaggtggtctggtattcccatctctttcagaattttccacagtttattgtgatccacacagtcaaaggctttggcatagtcaataaagcagaaatagatgtttttctggaactctcttgctttttccatgatccagcagatgttggcaatttgatctctggttcctctgccttttctaaaaccagcttgaacatcaggaagttcacggttcacgtattgctgaagcctggcttgaagaattttgagcattgctttactagcgtgtgagatgagtgcataaTGCGTCTTTATTCTCTGGCTACTTTTTAGTTAGCTACTGGTTTACTTAGCTACTTGGCTACTTACTTATTCTCTGGCTACTGGTTACTTAGCTTTGGTTTTCAGCCATTTAACTAAGTATTTAGGcattattttctttgtatctgTCCTACTTGGGTTTTACCAAGTATCTTGAATCTATACATTGATATCTTTgatcagttttggaaagttcttGATCTTTCTCTCTTCCAACTTTGCTTCTAACTCATTCTCTCCATCCTCTCTGCTTGGATTCCAGTTTCACTATGTGTAAACCTTTGATTGTGTCTTGCATGTCTcttctttccattgttttttttctGTGGGCTTCAGTTTGGATAATTTATATTGACCTTTGGGTTTACCAATTCTGTTTGTTGCTTTTAAATCCATCAGTGAGTTTGTAATTTCAGAAATTATACTTTGCAGCTCCAGAAAAAGTCCATTTGATATTTTTACAGATTACAATTCTCTGCtaaagtattctttttaacaaTTTTGTCATACTTTCCATTTTCCCCTTCAACATATTTGAAACAGTTCTTTAAAAATGCCTTGTCTGAGGCAATTGaaatacatgcaaaaataaataaatgggacctaatcaaacttacaagattttgtacaacaaaggaaaccataaacaaaatgaaaagatgacctacagactgggagaaaatatttgctaatgatgAAATCAATAAatgcttaatttccaaaacatacaagcagctcatacatttcaataacaaacaaaaaacccaagcaAAAAATGGgcagcaacttccctggtggtccagtggctgggactctgtaTCCCAATGTCTGTCAAGATGGTGGCAGCAGTGACCTTCCTCTGGCTGCTGGACCAGGGCAGGCTGGTGGCATGGAGCCTGCCCAGGGGGCACCAGGTGCTTCAGTGTGCAGTCCTCACTAGCTGGTGAGGAGGTCACACACACTGGCCAGTTTTATGACCATAACGACTATAGGCAACTCCCATTTGTAGGTTGTCAGAAGGAAGTGAATGAAAGCTCTACCACTGACCTGATAGCAGAGCAGCCTGTGAGTGAAGTCAGAAGGCAAGTGGTATCTTGTGACAGGAATGAAGAGATCCAAGGCCAGCCACGGTGTACATAAACTCggacaaagaaacaaaggaggcAACATGTAGCTACTGTGGACTGCAGTTCAGACAGCACCATCACTAGGGGGATGCACAGGCGTACTTCAGTGATGGAGTGAATCAGGAGACCCTTAGTGCTGTATGCATTGATTCACTAGTGTGGAATAAAGGGTGTTGtcctcaaagaaaaaaataataaaaatcttgtGTAACTGGAAAATATGGGTCAACtgtgggtcttctttttttttctcctgagcaCATATGATCCCATTTTCCTGCCTTTTCACGTGCCTTATAATTCTTTATTGTACACTAGAGATctgccaggtggcactagtggtaaagaacccacctgccaatgcagaagacctaaaagacgagggttcgattcctagatggggaagatcccctggaggagggcatggcaacccactccagtattcttgcctgaagaatcccatggacagaggagcctggtgggatacagtccatacagttgcaaagagttggacaggacggTAGCAACTTAACACGCATGCAGAGATCTTACATATATGAACTAAGACTGAAGAATTTTCCCTAGATAGGTTTTACCCTTTCTATCTTATGTAGATAAGATATGGTGCCAATCACAAcaatgtgattaaaaaataaactagattgAGGTTGGGTTCTAGTTCTTTTTGACTCAGTCTCCCTCTGGTTTGATTGAAAGCTAGTCACGTCTTCATTTCCATAGCCATAAAACACCGTGGGGAATTCGTTTATGCGTTTAAGAAATTTGATTAGCCTCCAAATCAATACAGCTTCAAAATTTGGCAAATATCGAGACCAGCTGTGTGTTTGACACAACCACCGCCTTCCTCTAACGACTTTGTCTCCTAAGCACTGTGAATCTGTGGGGAAACTTCACTTTCTTATTCTACACCCTTCCTGCTACACACACTTCCCCCAGCCTCCTGTGTCActcattgaaaagtgaaaatgttagtcgctcggtcatgtctgactctttgcgaccccatggactgtagtccgaaaagctcctctgtccctggaatgctccaggcaagaatactggagtggatagccattcccttctccaggggatcttcctgacccagggatctagcccaggtctcctgcagcaaATGTTCTGTGAAAGAAGACTGGCTATGCTGCAAAGGTGCTTTTCAATCAAAGGCcccatatttttaattaaggaaaataatttgacatTGTGTCTTAAAATactttatcttgtttctttttctgagacTCCAGTTGAATGCATGTCATCCACTCCACTTATGTCATCCATACCTCTTAACTTCTCTGTATCCTTTGTGATATATTTTATGTTGACTTTTGTCCTCTGCCTAATCTTCCAACACTCTCATCTGTTCTTTGCCCAAATACATTCTGCTGCTTTCCCCAGTTATTGCTTTCAATGATTACGCTTGTCATtcctagttatttttttaataattgctcCTCTTGCTTTATATTTACAATGCTTCTCTTACGCCTTGAAAGGATATATGTATTGTTCTTAATGCaaattcttcttcacttctgtGATAGTCATGGTTTGTTGGTTGTTTTTGGCTCAGAGCTCATGTTTCCTTGGAAGTGTCAGCTCTCTCAGCCAATAATGTGTACTTTGGAAGGAGGAGTGAGATTAAAGACCAGAGTCCTACTTTGACGCCTCCTCCTGAAGTTCTGAGGGGAGCGCCTCAGGGTGCAGAGCCTCTGAGCATCTGTTTCCTGTTTGTCCACGACTATAGAGCCCTGCCTTTCAAAAGAACGTGTTTGAACTCTGCCCTAGTCACTCCTCTTTCCTAAGAGCTGCCTCTCTGTGTAGTCATTTTTCCCAATCAAGGTGTGGGGGAAGAAGGAGAGACTGCTCAGTGGCTGCCTGCCAGCCTTtgttgaatctatttctcaccccccgttgttgtttaggcactagttcagttcagttcagtcgctcagtcatgtccgactctttgcgaccccatgaatcccagcacgccaggcctccctgtccatcaccaactcccggagttcactcagactcacgttcatcgagtcagtgatgccatccagccatctcatcctctgtcgtccccttctcctcctgctcccaatccctcccagcatcagagtcttttccaatgagtcaactcttcgcatgaggtggccaaagtactggagtttcagctttagcatcattccttccaaagaaatcccagggctgatctccttcagaatggactggttggatctccttgcagtccaagggactctcaagagtcttctccaacaccacagttcaaaagcatcaattctttggcactcagctttcttcacagtccaactctcacatccatacatgactactggaaaaaccatagctttgactagacggacctttgttggcaaagtaatgtctctgcttttgaatatgctatctaggttggtcataacttttcttccaaggagcaagcgtcttttaatttcatgactgcgatcaccatctgccatgattttggagcccaaaaaaataaagtctgacactgtttccactgtttccccatctatttcccatgaagtgatgggaccggatgccatgatcttcgttttctgaatgttgagcttgaagccaacttttccactctccactttcactttcaacaagaggctttttagttcctcttcactttctgccataaggatggtatcatctgcatatctgaggttattgatatttctcccagcaatcttgattccagcttgtgcttcatccagcccagcgtttctcatgatgtactctgcatataaggtaaataagcagggtgacaatatacagccttgacatattccttttcctatttggaaccagtctgttgttccatgtccagttctaactgttgcttcctgacctgcatacaggtttctcaagaggcaggtcaggtggtctggtattgccatctctttcagaatccacagtttattgtgatccacacagtcaaaggctttggcatagtcaataaagcagaaatagatgtttttctggaactctcttgttttttccatgatccagtggatgttggcaatttgatctctggttcctctgccttttctaaaatcagcttgaacaccaggaagttcacagttcacatattgctgaagcctggcttggagaattttgagctttactagcgtgtgagacgagtgcaattgtgtggtagtttgagcattctttggcattgcctttctttgggattggaatgaaaactgaccttttccagtcctgtggccactgctgagttttccaaatttgctggcatattgagtgcagcactttcacagcatcatctttcaggatttggaatagctcaactggaattccatcacctccactagctttgtttgtagtgatgctttcgaaggcccacttgacttcacattccaggatgtctggctctaggtcagtgatcacaccatcgtgattatctgggtcgtgaagatcctttttgtatagttcttctgtgtattcttgccatctcttcttaatatcttctgcttctgttaggtccataccatttctgtcctttatcgagcccatctttgcatgaaatgtttccttggtatctctaattttcttgaagagatccctagtctttcccattctgttgttttcctctatttctttgcactgatcgctgaggaaggctttcttatctcttcttgctttgtgtccaactctttggaaccccattgactgtagcctgccaggctcctctgtccatgggattttctaagcaagaatattggagtgggatgccattcccttctccaggggatcttcctgacccagagatggaaactCCATCCCCTGCGTAgctgccaaggaagcccatttctcACCCTAACTGGCTTCAAAACTGCCTTTGAGGTTACCTTGCCATTTGCAGCTGGTGTTATATTGGTGTGTTCTGCCCATAGAAGTGGAAAGGAAGATTATTGTGGAGGAGAGAAAATCCACTAGAAAGTCTTCCCCTAGATTCTCATCCATCCATGATATTGACTTTCTCCACCTATAATTTGCATATCCACACAGACTGGGACCTGTCTGACTTCTGTTTCTCCAAGTTTGATTCTGGGATATATCACTCCTCTTTCATTATACAGTGTCTTCAAGGCTGAATTCAGGGGAGGAAATCCTCAGTTTACTTAATTCAGCATCAAGATGGAACTCTGAAACCCCCTGCTTTCCATTATCTAGAAATTTCCCAATATTTCTGGTCTGCCAGTGGCTCttcatcttattttctatttctattgtgTATTGGTTACTTTAAAAATTGATTGTATATCTGCTCTGTCATTTCAAATGCAAGGCCATATTCTGAAAGTCCTCCTCCTCTTATTTTGAAGGATCTCCTACTTGTTAAGAAGCTGGGGTCTCATCTTCCCTCTCCCTAGCTTTCCCATCTCTAACATGGGAGCAAATGGACTAAGCGGTATTTGCGGGCCTTCCCCTTCTCTTGCGCTATGACTTCAAGGATCATGCCTGGCTATTGTTTGGCTTGTTTCCTTCTTTACATTCCGCATTAGTTTAGAAATGTGGGTGGGGGCACCACATTCTCCCTGATCTCACTCTGGTCATGAGAAGTCAAAATGGAGAGCCGAGAAACGAAGGCAGTTTCCTCTTAGAAGAAAAGCGTAAACCATCTACAAAAACAATTCCAAAATGAACCACCAAGCTAGATGAACAGAGGACTATCCTGAGAAATGTGAAACTGGTGGCAGGGAGATAATTTAAGGATTTATTATTCCCAAAGCAAAACCAGACTTCCAAAttaccttttatctttttttccaaaaGCCCCACTGAGAGCCCCCAGGAGCTGCTAATAACTAATGTGAGATCATAACTCCCTAGGAGATAGATGTCTCTGTGTGACCTGTGATGTCACAAAACAGGGTGGTAACTTGAACGACCTCCAAGTATCTTGCCTATCAAATATACAGTAAGGGCAGAAACCATGAATATTGGGAAGAGCTAAAATCCATTCTGGGAAGGTTTGGGGGAGTTGGGAAGAGCGCACTGTCTCTTAGATCTAATTTTGACTTGTATTTGATTATTCAACCTGTAGTCCCTGCCCATAAAGATGTGAGTCTGACAGTTCAAAAAGTGAGAGCTCTGGGGTGGTGGTGTGGGCCTTGAGGTCCAAGAATGAGGCACAGGCAGGCTTCACTCTTTGCCATCCATGATTTTAGGCATCATAAGGCCACAAACTATTGACCAAGGACCTCAGCTCAACCTTCATATacatatggggaaactgaggctaagagagGTCAGGGACTTGCCTGATGTCACAAAGAGAGTCAGTAGCTGACTTAGAACTCAAGGCCTCTTACTCCCCTTCAGGAGTCCGATACCTGTACCTAGGTGCGTTAGGTAAGTTCCTGAAGTTTCTAAGACCCCACTGAGTTTGAGGGAGACCCTGAGTCAGGCCTAGAACAAGGGCTAATTAAACATGTATCATTATTACTACATGGATGCTGTGCTGGGCTGCAGGAATCCTCATTCATGACTGAAGAGCTTGTTCCCAACACTCATAGCATTTCTGCAGGAAGATAGCTCTCTGTTGTAAgtcttctttgggattgtttCTGCCGAAGAGAGTAACCTGGATCAGGCCATTCCCCCTTCCCAGGAGACCCACATCCAATGGTTGAACAGTGCTTGGGTACAAAAGACCAGCCCTGGCCCTAACACAAGACAATGCTAAAGAGGTCATCCCAGCTTCAGAGTGCCCCATGGGGCTGGCTGAGGCCATTTTTGAGCCTGTATTGTGGCCCAACATCTCTCTCTgcccagttctttttttcttcaggtgTTGAGCACAAGAGCATCCCTAATGAACTTCCTGGGTGCTAATCTCCATATTAGAGTCTGCTTCCCAGGAACCTGTCCTTTCACACTTGGGTTGAATTACAATTATACAGAAGCCAGACCTTGAGAAGGAGCTGAGGTCaggtggcttcagtcatgtcagggGAGCAGCTGAAACAAGATGGGTCAGGAGGTAAGGCACAGACTCTGAATCTGGAGATCTGGAGTCCTGCCTCCCCACAGCAGCCATCTGCCCTGCTGTAATCTTGCCTGCAAACCCCTAAATATACAAGCGGTGGGGGACAGTATATGTGATTATTACTGTTCCAAACTTTCATCTTTTGCCCCTATTTAAAAACCAttctggacttcctggtggcccagtgattaggaatctgcctgccaatgcagggaacatgggttcgatccctggtccaggaagattccacatgctgcagggtagCAACTGAGCCCaagtgtgccacaactgttgagctgATGCACCTACAGcttatgctccacaacaagagagccaccacagtgagaagcccagacACAACAACGAAGAATAGCCCCCCtccctgaaactagagaaagcctagtCAAAGACTCAGAAACCCTGGGTCAGACTCAGCTTTTAccctggagaattctgagcagagGAATGACTTAATTTGCCTGTGTTTAAAAGGATTACTCTGGACACTTCCCTGACCTCCACAGCCCCAGTCCACACTgctttcccctcttctctcctcccacttcctcctccagctccaAGTATTGAGGAGTATCCTTGTGGACctggggcgggggttgggggggcagtGGTGTGCGTGGGATCTTTCCACTTATCACCAGAAGGGGGCGCAGGGTAGCAAATGCTATGTCAACCATGGAGAGAAAACCTTGGGGTTGGGGGAAAGCAGGGAATTTGGAGGCAAACTTAGTtccttcttagggcttccctggtagctcagttggtaaagaatctgcctgcaattcaggagaccaggatttTATTCCTGGATAGGGAGaattcccctgaaggaggaaatggcaacccactccagtcttcttgcctggagaatcccatgggcaaagcaacccggcaggctacagtccatggggttgcaagagtctgacacgacttaacAACCACCATCATTAGTTCCTTCTTGGCTTTGCAGACCATTTGTTTGTGGCGATAGCTTCAATAGTCCTGCCTGCTACAGGGCTAAGGGGGAAATTCTCCTGATGCTCTCAGAAGTGGCTGGCTGCAGGTGAGCCTGAGGTGGATTTTTTTGgaggaaaaagagacagagacccTGAACAGATGACccactcttcccccacccccaccaccacatgGCCAGTccctggcagggctgggaggtgAGCCTTAGTGTCCTGGCTTCCAGACTATTGTACTGTCTACACCCCAGTCCTGCCAGCCAGGGTTAAGGCATTTGCTCCACAGTTCAATTGTTCTTTCAGCTACAAGATGTAGGGCGggtacaggaggagaaggggcaaggaACCTGGAGGTGAATAAGCCTGGGTCCCTGCCCCGAGGGAGCTCTCAAATGCTTATGGAGATAAAGCATGAGACAAGCAGAGGACACTGTGCGCAAGGCCCGTCAGATCCAATCAGGGTTGAAGTTGGCACCTGTATCCTGAGGGGGACTTATGGGAGGAAGTAACCGACTTGTTCAGTTTGAGAGAACCTTTTCTGATAGACTTCCTTTCCCTGAGGGGAGGGAGTACTTAGGGTGGAGGGTGTGGAGTGATGGAGAGGAACACATTTTGACAGCAATGCTGACCCCATCAGAATGATGAAGGGCTGCTGGGGAAACTTCTAGGGTGAGGGGAGGAACTTGTTGGCTGGTGTCATTCCTCAGAGGTATCACCCCTCTCCCTGAATGgacagtccttgctgctgctaaagCTCCCTATTGAAAACCTGAGGCTGATCGCCATTTGTCTGTGGAGGTGTCGGGTTTCCTCGAAAAGTCTGGTTGTAGATTTCTTTAGAAGTTGTGTTTGTGATTATCTCATCTTGGGAAatgaagaaaggagaagagatgCCAAATACGTTATTGTGCTGAAAGTCctgttttaagaaaacaaatgcaaGATTGAATGCATTAGCCACTGCCAGCCACAAACGTGGAGAAAGCAGTTAAGCCAATGAGGAGCAATACCCCATATTTGATGTGGGAATCTTGGGTGAGGTGGGAGGAAAGCCTGGTTTCCAGTCAGCGGtgtgagtggggagggagggcccTGTGCGAGGACTGAGCCTTGGTCACTGGCTGGAGCTGTTGCAGCTCACATAGTTTTCTCAGTTGTTTTCTCCAGGAGCAGGGACCCAAGTGGAGACCTAGCAGTTGCCAAGACGTGGTCCAAGAGCGGTCATTTCCATCACACACTGTATTTCTCCCAAAGAGAGGGCCACTGGGACTgagagaaggcagggagggaaAGGGGGCCAACTGTGACCCAGAAATTACAGATGGACATCAAGAACTGGCAGGTTAAGAATGACCCATCAgggtgactttcctggtggtccagtgaggAAGACTctgttcccagtgcagggagtaCGGGCTCCATCcacggtcagggaactagatcccacacaccaaaACTAGGAACCTCACATGCCGCATCCAAGATCCCATGTTGCCACAACTGagatccagtgcagtcaaaataaataaacaggacttccctggtggtacaagggatgggaatctgcttgccaatgcaggggacacagtttccattcctgatctgggaagattccatatgccacagagcaatgaggcccacaagccacaactactgaagcctgtgtacctAGAGTCTATGCTCTGCAACTGGAgaggcaccacaatgagaaaacCTGTGCATGGCAAACgtagagcagcccctgctcactgcaactagagaaagcaacgaagacccaccacaaccaaaaatgaaataaataaaaacaatttttttaaggaaggacTCATCAAGGAGGATTGAATGAATCGTTCTCATCACTGGGGCAGTGACACTTTTCCTTGTGTCCCCACCAGGAATGGGACTATGATAAGATGT includes these proteins:
- the LOC109564592 gene encoding LOW QUALITY PROTEIN: NADH dehydrogenase [ubiquinone] iron-sulfur protein 6, mitochondrial (The sequence of the model RefSeq protein was modified relative to this genomic sequence to represent the inferred CDS: inserted 1 base in 1 codon; deleted 1 base in 1 codon); this translates as MVAAVTFLWLLDQGRLVAWSLPRGTRCFSVQSSLAGEEVTHTGQFYDHNDYRQLPFVGCQKEVNESSTTDLIAEQPVSEVRRQVVSCDRNEEIQGQPXVYINSDKETKEATCSYCGLQFRQHHH